Proteins from a single region of Oreochromis niloticus isolate F11D_XX linkage group LG7, O_niloticus_UMD_NMBU, whole genome shotgun sequence:
- the ptprq gene encoding phosphatidylinositol phosphatase PTPRQ isoform X6 — translation MPQGRDSFSLHSSVTSPYPLSANIKVTEDLVELRWSDLSLCNSPAHSSFEVFLQYQEEEYGEWDPSEEERQRKQMGTKNQSTPKKIVRVPISISSRGVTLAGLSPGSIYSFTLQASHPPGFAWSLGQTQIAYTRPHPAQNITVGPVTASHISVHWMLPEASSVAGWTFVVRYEDMSSKQDGVVGMANISKSSGLRSYTAVIGGLESHRKYRIEVYTVTQHGIGSCGQATLTVKTAVKAVSGLVVISTRSRNLTVCGTHPPRDPPDGYFITSQPLDNPTAPLLWLNHSTSDGHLINGSMCFNLGTFTPGQTYEVGVVALKGNDRSERSSVIHTTAPMPVQVAVPVSVGTNYAQLYIQHPQLGVMDGVKVCACPGDWDTVCKGLGNYLCDWYSLAAHVHLINLSNLSPGSPYQLRVYSTSREQLGPPYYSRLFRTSLAPPSRVREGQVTDTSIELLWDPAPGQDHSYEAICLNCESSQKVQKVLSHSAVFSGLTPGSLYRFEVRTEKQSFTDSSPVTINITAAPSPVEVSLVNKTTSSICISWSMLRGLVTTLILSIKNRTSTQELITSYQEPRLFCFKCLASGSQYTVEVITISGDRRSKPTTMTLCTIPEVPQEVTLSENAVTSVSVTWRPPPGQVMQYKLLFGLLSVDRKSWTEVRVQGTSCEVKDLIPGSDYGVSIQSVLGSDSSQAVHKGFSTRPAGLHHLYLDHLTSSSASVSWDSAHGAFDFHRVNVTNTLVTTTLTIPKEKQVAVVTGLLGGCSYNVTVERVKGVTAGRSAFLSVTTVPAPVQGLHITNISACAFSLRWEQAVGCVDHYQVNLLPNQGNITMHPARDGYIQADVVNVSPKTQYTVTVTAASSSNISPGVSRMINRNGSVPGPPLGLEGEAVGSNGILLSWNIPSKAQDIDGYVIRYKEVCPYPDPAFTQVTKYLDIPETLITDFTSGSTYHIQVAAIAPFGVGAFSKPLYIKTAESPPGLVTNLTAYAYNHTFVVLTWFLPHRINGLITKFAVKARLVRTGQMVRMLEVNAVDIMTVALPHCNDAADILSSATLSPLEITASSPPITLSAVPPAASWNVPISVGVDQLRPYIAYLFEVSAFTSEGEGQVASTMVRMPESAPEDPPQNFSVFSMTSRSFSVSWSPPSITTGKFSYVLYLYGPTGFMYENSTGDMRFAFTGLKPYTRYIVAVRAKAAGEVGPAAEGDIVTPAEAPSAVQHLMAIAEDSVSIRVSWKSPAQPNGPIVQYRLLVLVEETLLQDITLTANTTGFYENETRPPDVHNSLKRHKRTAELGLITSPPTFTATISDRTLHTSTTASSFTHSGLRSTDYITNTNAQPTTDPMATNRPSPDYDTASRSDNPNMQSSDSAVSGTSALSLTSVPSVTLPPWLTKQLHAGEVTSDSAPLALTPGQLRLSTLDASITEHFSTRSGAVSGTTGVTVRQEVMDVLSEELSYLVSDLAPFTEYTFRVTASTTVGEGPAADITEKTREQVPSSVLEVSYQNISSTSILVSWTPPINPNGRITHYTVYGLKLPSNQGLKWVTNTTSILITDLDKYTPYKLRVAASTVVGESSLSEEDDIFVFTLEDEPDSPPVNLTVVNTTPSTVTIAWSAPEKANGVIQQYEVLYENESYSALVNTSSNKVTLFSLKPFSFYNVSVRAYTRYGNGNQTSDTLYLLSGEDVPGSPPYGLSYESVSPSEVNVTWMPPLLPNGVIIHYSLEIWNSSHYLNLTSPTNYIHITHLRKYAHYRIVVQAHTRVGPGNYSSEPLNVTTLEDAPGTPPQFLHARKLSDYEVELSWQPPLEANSDILYYIVRVWNETTDLWQNVTKTSVVINVDSESRYNASVSSWTRLGDGGVLIYISFTTTDTVPFDPPQNVTVVNANASSVTLMWYPPTEPNGIIVHYTIYYSFNNTVTEKTVPVSDLSPHTSPNSPLSYTLTRLIGGNNYTFWMTSSTVQGDGGVHSEPLILLLPEDVPSDSVQNLTAQIFSSTVIIVSWDPPLEPNGRPYYLLTLQEGGIIPDISNQGTPAVNKTINHTTNDSIFLFTKLRKYFPYVLTVTPATTAGPAYNHTSTMYLRTDEDIPSSAPLLVSTRNLSSSSIGVVWQRPLEANGEITEYTLILVGPEGTNTTHTPNTSFVLANLLPYTAYNLTITAATRKGSGPSLLLQLHSDESGPTSPPHNLTIFNHTAVSVWLSWEPPLEPNGVVIKYGFRIQDLITQTVTHRNSSGSSTTEYLSGFKPHSSYEISVYSFTRVGHGNQFSSPVSFTTNESVSDAVGNLSCSGVSWDSILLSWETPANPNGQIIFYEIQVEVDQQSYTHEAHTPEYTVTGLSPDQEYALSVAAVNSAGPGDRLNCTASTLSESVPAAPRFLTISQVTPNNVTLQWAPPHSVPGLLKEYHIIAQLISANCEPSISVKAYSTPKDDLAPHCIEHNVTVSINASDAEQEQSFTIHPVAKYRYYRFKVAAVTNAGVGDYTQWKYERTMAGNPDAPPRDLKVTSTSNSFHIAWDAPAVLSGPTSYLVQVDGPGVNISIVRAPGELMTVVVTNLTAFSRYSVTITAFTGDLDHASSDGKAIGPIYFQTKEEEPKDPPKNVTVSVIPEEVRAVKLTFNPPEEPNGNITEYIVYIYEKDQLVRNISLNIIQKENNTMDAVIEGLKGGRTYSLQISAKNGAGKSPLSSRVLITTGIKAPSKPTQKPQAMLSYGGVAMVTDRSITIHKPVCFYSDDNGPIANIQVIVAESGVKDNKNVTNWKSAYYNHPAPYFTDSGFSNPSCNDSSMNAHLRGVFRGGWSQRYNQTAADIYVIGESNNCTGNNTENFCNGPLKPNSVYVFKFRATNINGEYTDSEYSEHIRTAPGNGLLTRQEQIILGVLLSFFLAVLLIIIICGSVKIHQRKKEGGTYSPREAEIIETKCKLDQLIAVADMELKQEKLNQYSSFFFRRKEIYVIQLLSYRKSLKPVNKKSFLQHVEDLCANDNSKFQEEFSELPKLLQDLATTDADLPWNKSKNRFPNIKPYNNNRVKLLSEPGTAGSDYINASFVSGYLCPNEFIATQGPLPGTVADFWRMIWETGTHTIAMLTQCYEKGRIRCHKYWPEDNKPMSVFSDILISKVSEEVFPDWTIRTLKVEKHGHYILVRHFNYTSWPEHGVPESCSTLIKFVKAVRMHRQDNSTIVVHCSAGVGRTGVFIALDHLIQHVRDHDFVDIYGLVAELRSERMCMVQNLAQYIFLHQSTLELLNNKGNSQSIWFVSYSALEKMDSLDAMEGDVELEWEETTM, via the exons ATGCCACAGGGCCGGGATTCTTTCTCACTCCATTCTTCTGTAACATCCCCTTACCCTTTATCTGCCAATATCAAA GTGACAGAGGACCTGGTAGAGCTTCGTTGGAGTGATCTCTCACTCTGTAACTCGCCTGCTCATTCATCATTTGAGGTATTCCTGCAGTACCAAGAGGAAGAATACGGAGAGTGGGATCCAAGTGAAGAAGAAAGGCAAAGGAAGCAAATGGGCACAAAGAACCAGAGCACTCCTAAAAAAATTGTAAGGGTCCCCATTTCGATCTCTTCTAGAGGCGTAACTTTAGCAGGTTTATCTCCAGGAAGCATCTACTCCTTCACCCTTCAAGCTTCTCACCCTCCAGGCTTCGCTTGGAGCTTGGGACAAACACAAATTGCATATACCA GACCTCATCCTGCTCAAAATATCACTGTTGGTCCCGTTACAGCCAGTCACATTAGCGTTCATTGGATGCTGCCAGAAGCGTCATCTGTGGCTGGCTGGACTTTTGTTGTACGATATGAAGACATGTCTTCGAAACAGGATGGTGTAGTTGGCATGGCAAACATCTCCAAGTCATCTGGGTTGAGGTCCTATACTGCAGTAATTGGAGGGCTGGAATCTCACAGGAAATACAGGATTGAAGTATACACAGTTACCCAGCATGGGATAGGGAGCTGTGGACAGGCAACTCTAACTGTAAAAACTG CGGTGAAGGCTGTCAGTGGTCTGGTAGTGATAAGCACCAGGAGCAGAAATCTGACTGTCTGTGGCACCCATCCACCCCGCGATCCTCCAGATGGTTACTTTATCACATCCCAACCTCTTGACAATCCTACTGCTCCTTTGTTGTGGCTAAACCACTCCACCTCAGATGGACACTTGATAAATGGATCCATGTGTTTTAATTTGGGCACATTTACTCCTGGTCAGACGTATGAAGTTGGAGTTGTTGCTCTGAAGGGAAATGACAGGAGCGAGAGGTCTAGCGTCATACACACCACAG CTCCAATGCCAGTGCAGGTAGCAGTGCCTGTCTCGGTGGGTACAAACTATGCACAACTGTACATTCAGCATCCACAGCTGGGTGTGATGGATGGCGTaaaagtgtgtgcgtgtccTGGAGACTGGGATACTGTTTGCAAGGGTTTGGGCAACTATCTGTGTGACTGGTACTCCCTCGCTGCTCACGTTCATCTCATAAACCTCAGCAACCTCAGTCCGGGGTCACCGTACCAGCTCAGAGTGTACAGCACGAGCCGAGAGCAGTTGGGACCACCATACTACAGCCGCCTCTTTAGAACAA GTCTGGCTCCTCCTAGCAGAGTAAGGGAGGGTCAGGTGACAGATACATCCATTGAGCTGCTTTGGGATCCTGCACCAGGCCAGGATCACAGCTACGAGGCCATCTGCCTCAACTGTGAAAGCTCACAGaag GTGCAGAAGGTGTTGAGCCACAGTGCAGTGTTTTCAGGTCTTACTCCAGGCTCGCTTTACCGATTCGAAGTACGGACAGAGAAGCAGTCCTTTACTGACAGTTCACCAGTTACGATTAATATCACTGCAG CTCCCAGCCCAGTGGAGGTCTCTCTTGTCAATAAAACCACATCATCCATATGCATTAGTTGGAGTATGTTGAGGGGATTGGTGACTACACTCATCCTGTCGATCAAAAACAGAACAAGCACTCAGGAGCTGATCACATCTTATCAGGAGCCCAG ATTATTCTGCTTCAAGTGCCTCGCTTCTGGAAGCCAGTACACAGTTGAAGTTATTACCATCAGTGGGGACAGAAGAAGTAAACCTACTACTATGACCCTCTGTACTA TTCCTGAGGTGCCACAGGAAGTGACTCTTTCAGAAAACGCAGTGACGTCTGTGTCTGTCACCTGGAGACCGCCACCAGGACAGGTGATGCAGTACAAG cttcTTTTTGGCCTGCTGTCTGTAGACAGGAAATCATGGACCGAGGTGCGTGTCCAAGGCACAAGTTGTGAGGTGAAGGATCTGATCCCCGGATCAGATTATGGGGTTAGCATTCAGAGCGTACTGGGCTCAGACTCCAGTCAGGCGGTCCACAAAGGGTTCAGCACAC GCCCAGCAGGATTACACCATCTCTATTTAGATCACCTGACCTCTTCTTCTGCGTCTGTGAGCTGGGACAGTGCACATGGAGCATTTGACTTCCACCGAGTGAATGTGACCAACACTTTAGTCACGACCACACTCACCATACCCAAGGAGAAGCAGGTTGCTGTGGTTACAGGGTTGCTGGGTGGCTGCAGCTACAACGTGACCGTTGAAAGAGTGAAAGGAGTAACAGCAGGACGCTCTGCGTTTCTGTCTGTAACTACAG TGCCAGCCCCTGTGCAAGGATTGCATATCACGAACATATCTGCATGTGCCTTCTCGTTGCGTTGGGAACAGGCAGTAGGGTGTGTGGATCATTATCAAGTAAATCTGCTACCAAACCAAGGAAATATCACCATGCACCCCGCACGTGACGGATACATTCAG GCCGATGTGGTAAATGTCAGCCCCAAGACACAATACACTGTAACAGTCACAGCAGCCTCCTCCTCTAACATCAGCCCTGGAGTCAGCCGCATGATCAACAGGAATGGGAGtg TTCCTGGTCCACCTTTAGGCCTAGAGGGAGAAGCTGTCGGCTCTAATGGCATCCTGCTTTCCTGGAATATACCGTCTAAAGCCCAAGATATAGATGGATATGTCATAAG GTACAAGGAGGTGTGTCCTTACCCTGACCCCGCTTTCACACAGGTGACAAAATACCTGGATATACCAGAGACCCTGATCACTGACTTCACTTCAGGATCTACCTACCACATTCAG gTAGCAGCTATAGCTCCATTTGGAGTAGGAGCATTCAGCAAACCTTTATACATAAAGACAGCAGAGTCCC CCCCTGGCCTGGTGACCAATCTCACAGCGTATGCTTATAACCACACCTTCGTCGTCCTTACCTGGTTCTTGCCACACCGCATCAATGGCCTCATCACAAAGTTCGCCGTCAAGGCCAGATTGGTTCGTACTGGGCAGATGGTCCGTATGCTGGAGGTCAATGCAGTGGACATCATGACTGTAGCCCTGCCTCACTGCAAT GATGCAGCCGATATCCTGTCCAGTGCGACTCTCAGTCCCTTGGAGATAACAGCATCATCGCCACCCATCACCCTCTCTGCTGTGCCCCCTGCAGCCTCTTGGAACGTACCCATATCAGTAGGAGTTGATCAGCTACGACCTTATATTGCCTATCTATTTGAGGTGTCCGCCTTCACCTCTGAAGGAGAGGGACAGGTAGCCTCCACTATGGTTCGCATGCCAGAATCAG CTCCAGAAGACCCGCCACAAAACTTCTCTGTATTCAGCATGACGTCTCGATCATTCTCTGTGTCCTGGAGCCCTCCCAGCATCACCACAGGAAAGTTCTCCTACGTACTCTACCTTTATGGACCCACAG gttttatgtatgagaacagcacaggaGATATGCGTTTTGCTTTTACCGGTTTGAAACCTTACACGAGGTACATAGTAGCCGTCCGAGCAAAAGCAGCTGGTGAGGTGGGTCCTGCAGCGGAGGGAGACATCGTTACACCTGCGGAAG CACCCAGTGCAGTGCAGCACCTGATGGCAATAGCCGAGGATTCAGTTTCAATTCGTGTAAGTTGGAAAAGCCCTGCCCAGCCCAACGGTCCCATAGTCCAATACAGACTCCTGGTGCTGGTTGAGGAAACTCTGCTCCAGGACATCACGCTGACAGCA AATACAACTGGTTTTTATGAAAACGAAACACGTCCACCTGATGTCCATAACAGTTTGAAGAGGCATAAAAGAACTGCTGAGCTTGGTCTGATCACATCTCCACCAACCTTTACAGCCACTATTTCAGACCGCACGCTGCACACCAGCACTACTGCTTCCAGTTTCACACACTCTGGACTTAGAAGCACTGATTACATCACTAACACGAATGCTCAGCCAACCACTGACCCCATGGCCACCAACAGGCCCAGCCCTGATTATGACACTGCCTCACGCTCTGACAACCCAAATATGCAGTCTTCTGACTCTGCAGTCTCTGGAACTTCTGCACTTTCTCTTACCTCTGTGCCATCTGTTACACTTCCACCCTGGCTTACGAAGCAATTACATGCCGGGGAAGTGACCTCAGACTCTGCCCCCTTGGCCCTGACCCCAGGCCAGCTTCGCTTGTCTACACTTGATGCTTCAATTACAGAACACTTTTCAACACGCAGCGGTGCTGTGTCTGGTACCACAG GGGTAACAGTGAGACAGGAGGTAATGGACGTTCTGTCTGAGGAGTTGTCCTACTTGGTGTCAGATCTAGCTCCCTTCACTGAGTATACATTCAGGGTCACTGCTTCCACCACTGTAGGAGAGGGCCCTGCTGCAGATATCACAGAGAAGACCAGGGAGCAGG TCCCTAGCTCCGTGCTTGAGGTATCCTATCAAAATATCAGCTCTACCTCCATTCTAGTGAGCTGGACCCCACCCATCAATCCCAATGGGCGGATCACACATTACACTGTTTATGGTCTCAAACTGCCCAGTAATCAAGGCCTGAAATGGGTTACTAACACTACCAGCATATTGATAACAG ATCTGGACAAGTACACTCCTTATAAGCTTCGTGTAGCTGCATCCACAGTTGTGGGGGAGAGCTCACTTTCTGAGGAAgatgacatttttgttttcactttagAGGATG AGCCCGACTCCCCTCCTGTAAACCTCACTGTGGTAAACACCACCCCCTCTACTGTCACAATAGCCTGGTCTGCACCAGAGAAAGCTAATGGGGTGATCCAACAGTATGAGGTCCTGTATGAGAATGAATCCTACTCTGCGCTGGTGAACACGTCTTCTAACAAAGTCACCCTGTTCAGTCTAAAACCATTCTCCTTTTACAATGTGTCTGTGAGAGCGTACACGCGTTACGGAAATGGCAACCAGACATCAGACACTTTATACCTGCTATCTGGAGAAGATG TCCCGGGCAGTCCTCCATATGGGCTCTCCTATGAATCAGTTAGTCCCAGTGAGGTGAATGTGACGTGGATGCCTCCTCTGCTGCCTAACGGCGTCATTATTCACTACAGCTTAGAGATTTGGAACTCCAGTCACTATCTGAACCTCACCTCGCCGACCAACTACATCCACATCACACATCTGaggaagtacgcacactaccgCATCGTAGTTCAAGCACACACAAGAGTCGGACCGGGAAACTACAGCAGCGAGCCGCTCAACGTCACAACACTTGAGGATG CTCCAGGCACACCTCCTCAGTTTCTCCATGCCAGGAAGTTGTCAGACTATGAGGTAGAGTTATCATGGCAGCCACCACTCGAGGCCAATTCAGACATACTCTACTACATTGTCAGAGTCTG GAATGAAACGACTGACCTGTGGCAGAATGTGACAAAGACTTCGGTGGTTATTAACGTGGACTCAGAGAGTCGCTACAATGCCTCTGTCTCCAGCTGGACCAGACTGGGAGATGGAGGAGTGCTGATCTACATCAGCTTTACCACAACTGACACAG TGCCATTTGACCCCCCGCAGAATGTGACTGTTGTTAATGCAAACGCCTCCTCTGTTACCTTGATGTGGTATCCACCCACTGAACCCAATGGGATCATTGTACACTACACTATTTACTACTCATTTAACAACACTGTGACTGAGAAG ACAGTTCCTGTTTCAGACTTATCTCCCCACACCTCTCCTAACTCACCTCTCTCCTACACTCTGACTCGGCTGATTGGGGGCAATAACTACACCTTCTGGATGACATCCAGCACTGTGCAGGGTGATGGAGGGGTCCATTCCGAGCCCTTAATCCTGTTATTACCAGAGGACG TGCCAAGTGACTCGGTCCAAAACTTGACGGCACAGATCTTCAGCTCCACGGTAATCATAGTGAGCTGGGACCCTCCTCTGGAGCCAAACGGACGCCCCTACTACCTGCTCACCTTACAGGAGGGAGGCATCATTCCAGACATCTCCAACCAAGGGACTCCAGCTGTCAACAAGACCATAAACCACACCACAAATGACAGCATCTTCCTGTTCACCAAACTCAGGAAATATTTCCCTTATGTGCTGACTGTTACCCCAGCAACTACTGCTGGCCCTGCCTACAACCATACAAGCACAATGTACCTGAGAACGGATGAAGACA TTCCTAGTTCTGCTCCGTTGTTGGTGTCCACCAGGAACCTGTCTTCGTCTTCCATCGGTGTGGTCTGGCAACGCCCTCTGGAGGCCAATGGGGAGATAACAGAGTATACCCTGATTCTTGTTGGCCCAGAGGGCACCAACACGACACATACCCCCAACACCTCGTTCGTCCTCGCTAACCTACTTCCATACACAGCTTACAATCTCACGATTACAGCCGCAACTCGTAAAGGCTCGGGGCCtagtctgctgctgcagctgcacagcGACGAAAGCG GTCCCACCTCTCCTCCCCATAACCTGACTATATTTAACCACACGGCAGTCTCTGTGTGGCTGAGCTGGGAGCCTCCTCTAGAGCCCAACGGAGTGGTGATAAAGTACGGATTTCGGATCCAAGACCTCATCACACAAACCGTCACACATCGG AATTCCTCTGGTTCATCAACCACAGAGTATCTCTCAGGCTTCAAGCCCCACAGCTCCTATGAGATCAGTGTGTACAGTTTCACCAGAGTGGGCCATGGGAATCAGTTCAGCAGCCCTGTGTCCTTCACAACCAATGAGTCAG TGTCTGACGCTGTAGGGAATCTGTCTTGCTCAGGAGTGAGCTGGGATTCAATTCTGTTGTCTTGGGAAACTCCAGCCAATCCTAATGGGCAGATCATTTTTTATGAGATTCAAGTGGAGGTAGACCAGCAGTCCTATACACATGAGGCCCATACACCAGAGTACACAGTGACTGGGCTGTCGCCAGACCAGGAATATGCTCTCTCTGTAGCTGCTGTAAACTCTGCAGGACCAGGAGACAGATTAAACTGTACAGCTTCCACCCTTTCAGAATCAG TTCCTGCTGCCCCTCGATTCCTCACCATCTCTCAGGTCACACCTAACAATGTGACACTTCAGTGGGCTCCACCACATTCTGTTCCAGGCCTGCTTAAAGAGTATCACATCATTGCACAGCTAATTTCAGCTAACTGTGAACCAAGCATATCAGTTAAAGCTTACTCAACCCCGAAGGACGACCTGGCCCCGCATTGCATTGAACATAATGTGACAGTGTCGATAAATGCTTCAGATGCAGAACAGGAACAAAGCTTCACAATCCATCCCGTGGCTAAATACAGATACTACCGCTTCAAAGTTGCTGCTGTGACCAACGCTGGAGTCGGAGACTATACACAATGGAAATATGAACGCACCATGGCAGGAA ACCCTGATGCTCCTCCCCGTGACCTGAAAGTGACTTCCACCTCCAACAGCTTTCACATTGCGTGGGACGCTCCAGCTGTTCTCTCTGGACCGACTTCTTATCTTGTGCAG GTGGATGGTCCCGGGGTGAATATCTCAATAGTCAGGGCTCCAGGGGAGTTGATGACCGTTGTTGTTACTAACTTGACAGCTTTCAGTCGTTACTCTGTGACTATCACTGCCTTCACTGGTGACTTGGATCACGCTAGCAGTGATGGGAAAGCCATTGGGCCCATTTACTTTCAAACAAAGGAGGAGG AACCTAAAGACCCTCCAAAGAATGTGACAGTTTCAGTAATCCCAGAGGAAGTGCGTGCTGTGAAGTTGACCTTTAACCCTCCAGAGGAGCCCAATGGAAACATCACAgaatacattgtatacatttatGAGAAGGACCAACTGGTCAGAAACATTAGCCTTAACATCATCCAAAAAGAGAATAACACGATGGATGCTGTAATAGAAGGGCTAAAAGGAGGACGAACCTACAGTTTACAG ATTTCAGCAAAGAATGGGGCTGGCAAGAGCCCACTCAGCTCACGTGTCCTGATTACTACAGGGATCAAAG cccCATCCAAGCCAACCCAAAAACCCCAGGCAATGCTGAGCTATGGAGGGGTTGCCATGGTTACCGACAGGAGTATCACCATCCATAAGCCTGTATGTTTCTATAGTGACGACAATGGACCAATCGCAAATATTCAGGTCATCGTGGCCGAGTCAGGGG TGAAGGACAACAAGAACGTGACCAACTGGAAGAGCGCGTACTATAATCATCCCGCCCCTTACTTTACTGACTCAGGGTTCTCCAACCCCTCATGCAATGACTCAAGTATGAATGCACATCTCAGAGGTGTGTTTAGAGGTGGATGGTCACAGAGGTACAACCAAACTGCAGCAGATATATATGTGATCGGCGAGAGCAATAACTGCACGGGCAACAACACTGAAAATTTCTGCAATGGACCCTTGAAGCCTAACTCTGTCTATGT GTTTAAATTCAGAGCCACTAACATCAACGGGGAATACACAGACTCTGAATACTCGGAGCATATCAGAACAG CTCCAGGCAATGGGCTGTTGACCAGACAAGAGCAGATAATTCTGGGCGTTCTGCTCTCCTTCTTCTTGGCTGTGttactcatcatcatcatttgtggCTCAGTCAA GATCCACCAGCGTAAAAAGGAAGGTGGGACGTATTCGCCCAGAGAGGCAGAGATCATAGAGACTAAGTGTAAGCTGGATCAGCTGATCGCCGTAGCAGATATGGAGCTGAAACAAGAAAAACTCAACCA GTATTCTTCATTCTTCTTTAGACGGAAAGAGATTTATGTGATCCA GCTGCTCAGCTACAGGAAATCACTCAA GCCTGTCAACAAGAAGTCTTTTCTGCAGCATGTAGAGGATCTGTGTGCCAATGACAATTCCAAGTTCCAGGAGGAGTTTTCT GAACTCCCAAAGCTGCTGCAGGACCTGGCCACTACAGACGCTGACCTGCCGTGGAACAAGTCCAAAAATCGCTTCCCAAACATCAAACCTT ATAATAACAACCGAGTGAAACTGCTGTCTGAACCTGGCACCGCAGGCTCAGACTACATCAATGCCAGCTTTGTCTCA GGTTATTTGTGTCCCAATGAGTTCATAGCCACCCAGGGCCCTCTGCCGGGCACTGTGGCTGATTTTTGGAGGATGATCTGGGAAACGGGAACCCACACTATCGCCATGCTCACTCAGTGTTATGAAAAAGGCAGA ATTCGATGTCACAAGTACTGGCCTGAAGACAACAAGCCGATGTCAGTGTTTAGTGACATTCTCATCTCAAAGGTGTCAGAGGAAGTCTTTCCTGACTGGACTATCAGAACTCTGAAAGTAGAAAAG CATGGGCACTACATTTTGGTCCGCCACTTCAATTACACATCGTGGCCTGAGCACGGCGTTCCAGAGTCTTGCAGTACACTCATTAAGTTTGTCAAAGCTGTCCGAATGCACAGGCAGGA